In the Pirellulales bacterium genome, ACGCCACCGACGTGGCCAAAATGCTCCAAATTCCCATCTTCCACGTTAACGGCGAAGATCCCGAGGCCGTGGCACAAGTCGTGCGGCTGGCGATGGATTTCCGCCGCGAGTTCCAGCGCGACGTGGTCATCGATATGTACTGTTATCGCCGTCGCGGTCACAACGAGGCCGACGAGCCGCAATTCACCCAGCCCTTGTTGTACCAGGCCATCGAGCGCCGCAAAAATGTGCGCGAAGGCTATTTAGATCACTTGCTCAAGCTGGGCGGCATCGAACGCGAAGCAGCCGACCATATCGCCGCCGAATTGCGCAATCAACTCGATGCGGAGCTTTCCGCCGCCAAAAGCGAAGAATTCGTCCAACGCCCCGATTTGGCCAGCTTCTGGGCCTTTTACATTGGGGGCCGGGAGCGCGAAGCCGCTGAGGTAGAAACCGACATGAAGCGCGAACAGTTGATTGACCTCTTGGGCATGCTCTCGCATGTGCCTCGCGGTTTCCATCCGCATCCCAAAATCGGGCGCTGGCTGGAACAACGGCGCGAAATGATCGATGGGCGCCGCCCCATCGATTGGTCCGCGGCCGAAGCCCTGGCCATCGGCAGCCTGGCCGTGCAAAAATTGCGCGTCCGTATTAGCGGGCAAGATTCCGAACGCGGCACGTTCAGCCATCGCCATGCCGTGTTGCACGATGTGACCAGCGGCCGCCGCTACATGCCGCTGGCCAATTTAACGTTTGATCAGGCCCCCGTCGAAATCTACAACAGCCCTCTTTCCGAAGCCGGCGTGTTGGGTTTCGAGTACGGCTACAGCCTCGATTGCCCCGACGGCCTGGTCATGTGGGAAGCTCAATTCGGCGATTTTGTCAACGCCGCCCAAGTCATCATCGACCAGTTCATTGTCAGCGCGGAAGATAAATGGCGCCGCCTCAGCGGCATCGTGCTGCTGTTGCCCCACGGCTTCGAAGGCATGGGCCCGGAACATTCCAGCGCCCGATTGGAGCGCTTCCTGCAACTAGCGGCAAAAGACAACATTCAAGTCGCCAACCTGACCACGCCTGCACAGTTGTTCCATTGTCTCCGGCGGCAAGTATTGCGCGTCTGGCGTAAGCCGCTCGTGCTGATGACGCCAAAAAGTTTGCTGCGCCATCCGCTATGTGTGAGTTCTTTGAACGAATTGGCCGAAGGAAAGTTCCTGCGCGTCTTGCCCGATGTGCCGCCGGCGGAACGCACCACCGTGGACCGCATCTTGCTCTGCTCGGGCAAAATTTATTTCGAGCTGGAGCAGAAACGCCGCCAATTAAACAAACACAATGTGGCCATTCTGCGGATAGAGCAGCTTTATCCGCTTCCCAAAGAACCGCTCAAAGCGGCGCTGGCCAATTACCCTGACGGCACGCCCGTTTTCTGGATTCAGGAAGAACCGGAAAACATGGGCGCCTGGCGATATCTGAAAGTCCACCTCGGCGACCGCTTGTTCGAACGCTTCCCCTTTGCCGGCATCTATCGCCAAAGCGCCGCCAGCCCCGCCACCGGCAGCCATAGCAGCCACAAGCTGGAACAGGAAGAACTGCTGTCCCGCGCCGTCGGAGAATAGTGTCGCCTCTTGATGTCATCGGGTTTTGTGCTAGGTTCGACCCAAACCCTTCATTCGCTTGGATTCCGTCATGCCTGTCGAATTGAAAGTGCCCGAAGTCGGCGAATCAATCACCGAAGTGCACATTGCCCAGTGGCGGAAGCAAGTTGGCCAACGAGCCGAAAAAGATGAAAACCTCGTCGAGCTGGAAAGCGATAAAGCCACCGTCGATTTGCCGGCCCCCGTCTCAGGCACCCTGACGCAAATTCTAAAGCAGCCCGGCGAAGTTGCCCGCGTGGGCGAAATCATTGGCTACATGGCCGCCGGCGCGGAAGCGGCGGCGCCGCCTGCACCCGATGTGCCCAAGCCCGCCGTGAACGATCTCCCCCACGCAGCCACCTCTCCGACAATGCCTACTCCTTCGCCTTCGCAACCAGCTTCAAGGGCAACACTCCCGCCTGTCATGCCCGCCGCCCAGCGGCTGATGGCGCAAGAGGGAATTCCCTCCGACGCCGTCACGCCCACCGGCCCTGGCGGCCGGATTTTGAAAGAAGATGTCCAGCGCGCAGCGCAGCGGCCCGCTGCAGAACCCTCTCCCACTGGGAGAGGGCAAGGTGAGGGTGCTGCGATACTAGCGCAACCGGTCCATCAGGTGCCTCCAACTCCCAATTCGGCTACGTCGCAACTGCGCGGCGAAATTGTCCCCGCCGATTTGGCCCGCGGCCAGCCTAAAGTCGATCTTTCCTCCTCCGGCTATCCGCGGGAAGAGGAACTCGTGGTGATGAGCCCCATTCGCCGCCGGATTGCCGAGCGCCTGGTCGAAGCGCAGCATTCCGCCGCCCTGCTGACCACATTCAACGAAGTCGATATGACCGAAGTCATAGCCCTGCGGGCCAAGCATCGCGAACAATACGAACAGCAATACGGCGTAAAGCTCGGCTTCATGTCGTTCTTTGTGAAAGCGGCAGTCGACGCGCTCAAGCACGTGCCGCAATTGAACGCCGAGGTGCGCGATCCCCACATCGTATATCACAATTATTACGACATCGGCATCGCGGTCGGCGGCGGCAAGGGCCTGGTCGTCCCCGCGCTGCGGAATGCGGAGTTCATGAGCTTTGCCGAGGTCGAGCAAAAAATCGCCGATTTCGGCCGCCGGGCCAAAGAGAACAAGCTCAAGTTGGAAGAGCTGCAAGGGGGCACGTTCACCATTTCCAACGGCGGCGTGTACGGCTCCATGCTCTCCACCCCCATCGTCAACCCGCCGCAAAGCGGCATTTTGGGGCTGCACGCCATTCAAGATCGCCCCTCCGTCCACAACGGCCAGGTGGTCGTACGCCCAATGATGTTCCTGGCCCTGACGTACGATCATCGCATTGTCGACGGCCGCGAGGCGGTGATGTTCCTCAAGCGGATTAAGGAAACCATCGAGGAACCCACCCGCATGCTGCTG is a window encoding:
- the odhB gene encoding 2-oxoglutarate dehydrogenase complex dihydrolipoyllysine-residue succinyltransferase, with the protein product MPVELKVPEVGESITEVHIAQWRKQVGQRAEKDENLVELESDKATVDLPAPVSGTLTQILKQPGEVARVGEIIGYMAAGAEAAAPPAPDVPKPAVNDLPHAATSPTMPTPSPSQPASRATLPPVMPAAQRLMAQEGIPSDAVTPTGPGGRILKEDVQRAAQRPAAEPSPTGRGQGEGAAILAQPVHQVPPTPNSATSQLRGEIVPADLARGQPKVDLSSSGYPREEELVVMSPIRRRIAERLVEAQHSAALLTTFNEVDMTEVIALRAKHREQYEQQYGVKLGFMSFFVKAAVDALKHVPQLNAEVRDPHIVYHNYYDIGIAVGGGKGLVVPALRNAEFMSFAEVEQKIADFGRRAKENKLKLEELQGGTFTISNGGVYGSMLSTPIVNPPQSGILGLHAIQDRPSVHNGQVVVRPMMFLALTYDHRIVDGREAVMFLKRIKETIEEPTRMLLEV
- a CDS encoding 2-oxoglutarate dehydrogenase E1 component is translated as MNSPSNILTGPDQQVGSLSLEFIEGLLADYLRNPDSVPPDWRAYFDDMTRAQNGGAPGNEHSADTEEGHHGNGNGATLAVKQIGPSFRPASLFAPPRGARTSAAALVPPPIEAPPSVPQAGPSPIPSTQFPPTPSPSRPAQSRDQWHIAVLQDRVDQLIRAYRVRGHLVAQIDPLGFPRPELPELDPMFYGFTSEDMDQEFSTATIEGPQSMTLGRIIQRLRNTYCRSIGVQFMHMDDLQVRQWLQDRMEGSENRCTLSRKEQLRILHGLTSATVFEEFIQRRFLGAKSFSLEGAETLIPLLDLTIERAGQHKVEEVVLAMAHRGRLNVLANVMGKSPQQIFREFADIDPELHIGRGDVKYHLGHSTDVKTAAGHRLHLSLCFNPSHLEFVNPVAMGRVRAKQDRVDDLERRHGMLLLIHGDAAFAGEGIIQETLNLSQLEAYQIGGTLHVVLNNQIGFTTSPAEGRSTTYATDVAKMLQIPIFHVNGEDPEAVAQVVRLAMDFRREFQRDVVIDMYCYRRRGHNEADEPQFTQPLLYQAIERRKNVREGYLDHLLKLGGIEREAADHIAAELRNQLDAELSAAKSEEFVQRPDLASFWAFYIGGREREAAEVETDMKREQLIDLLGMLSHVPRGFHPHPKIGRWLEQRREMIDGRRPIDWSAAEALAIGSLAVQKLRVRISGQDSERGTFSHRHAVLHDVTSGRRYMPLANLTFDQAPVEIYNSPLSEAGVLGFEYGYSLDCPDGLVMWEAQFGDFVNAAQVIIDQFIVSAEDKWRRLSGIVLLLPHGFEGMGPEHSSARLERFLQLAAKDNIQVANLTTPAQLFHCLRRQVLRVWRKPLVLMTPKSLLRHPLCVSSLNELAEGKFLRVLPDVPPAERTTVDRILLCSGKIYFELEQKRRQLNKHNVAILRIEQLYPLPKEPLKAALANYPDGTPVFWIQEEPENMGAWRYLKVHLGDRLFERFPFAGIYRQSAASPATGSHSSHKLEQEELLSRAVGE